A genome region from Rhodopseudomonas boonkerdii includes the following:
- a CDS encoding caspase family protein: MMGLVVRHALIAAAVLFGGSAAFAESRVALVIGQSAYKAVTPLPNPANDARAMAAMLTDAGFEVQSASDLSQNDLRAKISEFAATVAAKGADTTSLVFYAGHGVQVDGENFLMPVDIDPKREIDVTLQGVRLNDILNTLNALPSKSRIILLDACRNNPFPAISKAPRGLAHVDVKFGAPGTLLSFSTAPGAEAEDGTGANSPYTTALLKAGREPGIPIEEAFKKVRLAVNLATEGRQTPWESSSLVNDFRFFGAGADIKPPASDAGPETKAGVEVAARSGTAADDARAAVRKRSAEEWKKELTGKPIREAHDMIVFDGSVEAYEAFVSLYAAPPFGPEARDWLDRHYRMVAWNIAVITNTVASYEAFLVKFPDSEQAETARNLMARVRNKPVPTPAAAALTNVAALATPVSAPTCPCNAPPAAASKKAEKPAQADRTKKRADRSPPRRRGEVIEEEEIVVRRPPTVYYAPPPRFYGGGYGGGYSRGGGYGGGYNSGRRY; this comes from the coding sequence ATGATGGGTCTTGTCGTTCGCCACGCGCTCATCGCCGCTGCCGTGCTGTTCGGCGGTTCTGCGGCTTTCGCGGAAAGCCGGGTGGCGCTTGTGATCGGGCAATCCGCCTACAAGGCGGTGACGCCGTTGCCGAACCCCGCCAACGACGCCAGGGCGATGGCGGCGATGCTGACCGATGCCGGCTTCGAAGTGCAGTCGGCCTCCGACCTGTCGCAGAACGATCTGCGCGCGAAGATCAGCGAATTCGCTGCCACCGTCGCCGCCAAGGGGGCGGACACCACGTCGCTGGTGTTCTATGCCGGCCATGGCGTTCAGGTCGATGGCGAGAATTTTCTGATGCCGGTGGATATCGATCCCAAACGCGAGATCGATGTCACGCTGCAGGGCGTGCGCCTCAACGACATCCTCAATACGCTGAACGCATTGCCGAGCAAGAGCCGCATCATCCTGCTCGATGCCTGCCGCAACAATCCGTTCCCTGCCATCAGCAAGGCGCCGCGCGGTTTGGCTCATGTGGACGTGAAATTCGGGGCTCCCGGCACGCTGCTGTCGTTCTCCACCGCGCCCGGCGCCGAAGCCGAGGATGGAACCGGCGCCAACAGCCCCTATACGACGGCGTTGCTGAAAGCGGGCCGTGAGCCAGGCATTCCCATCGAGGAAGCGTTCAAGAAGGTACGGCTCGCGGTGAATCTGGCGACCGAAGGGCGGCAGACCCCATGGGAGAGTTCGTCGCTGGTGAATGATTTCCGCTTCTTCGGCGCCGGCGCGGACATCAAGCCGCCAGCCAGCGATGCTGGGCCGGAAACGAAGGCGGGCGTCGAGGTCGCGGCCCGCAGTGGCACCGCTGCCGACGATGCCCGGGCTGCTGTCAGGAAGCGCTCGGCGGAGGAGTGGAAGAAGGAATTGACAGGCAAGCCGATCCGGGAAGCGCACGACATGATCGTGTTCGACGGTTCGGTGGAAGCCTATGAAGCCTTCGTCAGCCTCTATGCTGCGCCGCCTTTCGGACCGGAGGCGCGGGACTGGCTCGACCGCCACTATCGGATGGTCGCCTGGAATATCGCTGTGATCACCAACACGGTGGCTTCTTATGAAGCCTTCCTCGTCAAGTTTCCCGATAGCGAACAGGCGGAGACGGCGCGAAACCTGATGGCGCGTGTGCGTAACAAGCCGGTCCCGACGCCGGCTGCCGCCGCGCTGACTAATGTCGCGGCACTGGCGACGCCGGTCTCCGCGCCGACCTGTCCATGCAATGCCCCGCCCGCTGCCGCCTCCAAGAAGGCCGAGAAGCCCGCCCAGGCCGATAGAACGAAGAAGCGTGCCGACCGCTCCCCGCCACGCCGCCGCGGGGAGGTCATCGAGGAAGAGGAGATCGTGGTGCGGCGTCCGCCGACCGTCTATTATGCACCGCCTCCGCGCTTCTATGGCGGCGGATATGGCGGTGGTTACAGCCGCGGTGGCGGCTACGGCGGTGGCTATAACAGCGGTAGGCGCTACTAG
- a CDS encoding GNAT family N-acetyltransferase, which yields MAGRSEGAEVQAHSPTAPLAAPAKLTAIPVDAWRALQARAIEPNGYYLADWELAVSGSAEGLTDVSALTAWSDGNLIGLLPVVSLRRAHRLPLPVLVNADAYGTLSTPLFDRHAAHEAATTLFAQARQSGARAIVLHNISLEGPAMAAMRDVLAEEGISLRIIASHVRAGLDATQDAEQALRDGLGAKKLKELRRQRNRLAEHGAVTFHVAHTPAEIAAALDMFLVLEASGWKGKRGTALQQRAGDKAFIRRATDALAARGQCEIVTLKVGNAPVASGVMIRHLDRAYYFKIGIDERFAKFSPGVQLTLDVTRHLCADPAIASADSTAAPGHPMIDPIWRERLAIGDVVLPLHRNDPVAALTYTALLLRHRAREQAKQIVRRLRGR from the coding sequence ATGGCTGGTCGCAGCGAGGGAGCGGAGGTGCAGGCGCACTCGCCCACGGCCCCGTTGGCTGCGCCGGCGAAACTGACAGCGATCCCGGTCGATGCCTGGCGCGCGCTGCAGGCACGCGCCATCGAGCCCAATGGCTATTACCTCGCCGATTGGGAACTGGCGGTGAGCGGCTCGGCGGAAGGCCTGACCGATGTCTCGGCGCTGACGGCCTGGAGCGACGGCAACCTGATCGGCCTGCTCCCCGTGGTCTCTCTCCGCCGCGCCCATCGGTTGCCGCTGCCGGTGCTGGTCAATGCCGATGCCTATGGCACGCTCTCGACGCCGCTGTTCGACCGTCATGCAGCGCATGAAGCAGCAACCACCCTGTTCGCCCAGGCCCGCCAGAGCGGCGCCCGCGCGATCGTTCTTCACAATATCTCGCTGGAAGGCCCGGCGATGGCGGCAATGCGCGATGTGCTGGCCGAAGAAGGCATATCGCTGCGCATCATCGCCTCCCATGTCCGCGCCGGTCTCGATGCGACCCAGGATGCCGAACAGGCGCTACGCGACGGGCTGGGGGCCAAAAAGCTGAAGGAGCTGCGCCGCCAGCGTAATCGCCTCGCCGAACATGGCGCGGTCACGTTCCATGTCGCCCATACGCCGGCCGAAATCGCCGCTGCGCTGGATATGTTTCTCGTCCTGGAAGCCAGCGGCTGGAAGGGCAAACGTGGCACCGCGCTGCAGCAGCGGGCCGGAGACAAAGCCTTCATCCGCCGGGCTACCGATGCCCTCGCCGCCCGCGGCCAGTGCGAGATCGTAACACTGAAGGTCGGCAACGCCCCGGTGGCGTCGGGCGTCATGATCCGTCACCTCGATCGCGCCTACTATTTCAAAATCGGGATCGACGAGCGTTTTGCAAAATTCTCGCCGGGCGTTCAGCTCACACTCGACGTGACTCGACATCTATGTGCCGACCCCGCCATTGCTTCCGCGGATTCCACGGCCGCGCCGGGGCATCCGATGATCGATCCGATCTGGCGCGAACGTCTCGCGATCGGTGATGTGGTGCTGCCCTTGCACAGGAACGATCCAGTGGCGGCGCTAACCTACACAGCGCTGTTGTTGCGGCATCGCGCGCGCGAACAGGCGAAACAGATCGTGCGTCGCCTGCGCGGACGCTAG
- a CDS encoding PilZ domain-containing protein, giving the protein MIERRRHPRQRVLKRGVLTFNGGGGIDCTVRNMSASGARVEVASPIGVPQHFHLVIEADQFIRRGRPVWSSERQIGIAFD; this is encoded by the coding sequence ATGATCGAGCGACGGCGACATCCGCGCCAGCGGGTTCTGAAACGGGGTGTACTGACGTTCAACGGCGGCGGCGGCATCGATTGCACCGTCCGCAACATGTCGGCCTCCGGTGCACGTGTCGAGGTGGCGAGCCCGATCGGCGTTCCCCAACACTTTCATCTCGTGATTGAGGCGGATCAGTTCATCCGCCGTGGCCGGCCGGTCTGGAGCAGCGAACGCCAGATCGGAATCGCCTTCGACTAG
- a CDS encoding DsbA family oxidoreductase — protein MSAIKPLQIDIVSDVVCPWCYIGKRRIENAMALASDIPVHVNWRPFFLNPWIPPEGIDRSTYLETKFGSVDAYKGIAQRVVAAADEEGLSYKPDSVKRQPNTTDCHRLILWADAIGKSAEMKQKLMELYFRDGGDLTQTETLVQAAADIGLDADDVRRRLATDEDVERISAQAKEASDKGISGVPTYVFAQKYAVSGAQDPDKLARAIRQISAEINAEAAE, from the coding sequence ATGAGCGCCATCAAGCCGCTTCAGATCGATATCGTCTCCGACGTGGTCTGCCCGTGGTGCTATATCGGCAAGCGCCGCATCGAGAATGCGATGGCGCTGGCGTCCGATATTCCCGTTCATGTGAACTGGCGTCCGTTCTTCCTCAATCCCTGGATCCCGCCCGAGGGCATCGACCGCTCCACCTATCTCGAGACCAAGTTCGGTTCGGTGGACGCCTATAAGGGCATTGCCCAACGCGTCGTCGCCGCGGCGGACGAGGAGGGGCTGAGCTACAAGCCGGATTCGGTGAAACGCCAGCCCAACACCACGGATTGCCATCGTCTGATCCTGTGGGCGGATGCGATCGGCAAATCGGCCGAGATGAAGCAGAAGCTGATGGAATTGTATTTCCGCGATGGCGGAGATCTCACCCAGACCGAGACGCTGGTTCAGGCCGCAGCCGATATCGGGCTCGATGCCGACGATGTCCGCCGCCGTCTGGCGACGGACGAGGATGTCGAGCGCATCTCCGCACAGGCGAAGGAAGCGTCCGACAAAGGCATTTCCGGCGTGCCGACTTATGTGTTTGCTCAGAAGTATGCGGTGTCGGGCGCGCAGGATCCGGACAAGCTCGCACGGGCGATCCGGCAGATTTCCGCAGAGATCAATGCGGAGGCGGCGGAATAG